One window from the genome of Ictidomys tridecemlineatus isolate mIctTri1 chromosome 12, mIctTri1.hap1, whole genome shotgun sequence encodes:
- the Rnf181 gene encoding E3 ubiquitin-protein ligase RNF181 isoform X4 — protein sequence MASYFDEHDCETLDREQDARTNMLLELARWARAVWLFLVLTLQPPPRSLFNRMDLEDLGLVVDWDHHLPPPAAKAAVESLPRTVISGSQAELKCPVCLLEFEEQETVIEMPCHHLFHSNCILPWLSKTNSCPLCRHELPTDDDTYEEHRRDKVGPAAAAAPPGEPPWGHVHVRQLG from the exons ATGGCGTCCTATTTCGACGAGCATGACTGCGAGACGTTGGACCGCGAGCAGGATGCCCGAACCAACATGCTGCTGGAGCTCGCAAGGTGGGCGCGGGCCG TGTGGCTTTTCTTGGTTCTGACCTTGCAGCCTCCTCCCAGGTCTCTCTTCAATAGGATGGATCTTGAAGACTTGGGACTGGTCGTAGACTGGGATCACCACTTGCCTCCACCAGCTGCCAAGGCTGCGGTGGAGAGCCTCCCCAGGACAGTCATCAGTGGCTCTCAGGCTG AGCTCAAGTGCCCCGTGTGTCTTTTGGAATTTGAGGAGCAGGAGACTGTCATTGAGATGCCTTGCCATCACCTCTTCCATTCCAACTGCATTCTGCCCTGGCTGAGCAAG ACAAATTCCTGCCCCCTGTGCCGCCACGAGCTGCCCACTGATGATGATACATACGAGGAGCATAGACGAGATAAGGTAGGACCTG cagcagcagcagcaccgcCTGGAGAACCTCCATGGGGCCATGTACACGTGAGACAGCTGGGCTGA
- the Rnf181 gene encoding E3 ubiquitin-protein ligase RNF181 isoform X3: MDLEDLGLVVDWDHHLPPPAAKAAVESLPRTVISGSQAELKCPVCLLEFEEQETVIEMPCHHLFHSNCILPWLSKTNSCPLCRHELPTDDDTYEEHRRDKARKQQQQHRLENLHGAMYT; encoded by the exons ATGGATCTTGAAGACTTGGGACTGGTCGTAGACTGGGATCACCACTTGCCTCCACCAGCTGCCAAGGCTGCGGTGGAGAGCCTCCCCAGGACAGTCATCAGTGGCTCTCAGGCTG AGCTCAAGTGCCCCGTGTGTCTTTTGGAATTTGAGGAGCAGGAGACTGTCATTGAGATGCCTTGCCATCACCTCTTCCATTCCAACTGCATTCTGCCCTGGCTGAGCAAG ACAAATTCCTGCCCCCTGTGCCGCCACGAGCTGCCCACTGATGATGATACATACGAGGAGCATAGACGAGATAAG GCtcgaaagcagcagcagcagcaccgcCTGGAGAACCTCCATGGGGCCATGTACACGTGA
- the Rnf181 gene encoding E3 ubiquitin-protein ligase RNF181 isoform X2: MCRGIRISCKPVPTCFLSNNERQLCTGSLFNRMDLEDLGLVVDWDHHLPPPAAKAAVESLPRTVISGSQAELKCPVCLLEFEEQETVIEMPCHHLFHSNCILPWLSKTNSCPLCRHELPTDDDTYEEHRRDKARKQQQQHRLENLHGAMYT; this comes from the exons ATGTGCCGGGGTATTCGGATCAGCTGCAAGCCAGTCCCAACGTGCTTTTTATCTAATAATGAGCGCCAACTGTGTACAGG GTCTCTCTTCAATAGGATGGATCTTGAAGACTTGGGACTGGTCGTAGACTGGGATCACCACTTGCCTCCACCAGCTGCCAAGGCTGCGGTGGAGAGCCTCCCCAGGACAGTCATCAGTGGCTCTCAGGCTG AGCTCAAGTGCCCCGTGTGTCTTTTGGAATTTGAGGAGCAGGAGACTGTCATTGAGATGCCTTGCCATCACCTCTTCCATTCCAACTGCATTCTGCCCTGGCTGAGCAAG ACAAATTCCTGCCCCCTGTGCCGCCACGAGCTGCCCACTGATGATGATACATACGAGGAGCATAGACGAGATAAG GCtcgaaagcagcagcagcagcaccgcCTGGAGAACCTCCATGGGGCCATGTACACGTGA
- the Rnf181 gene encoding E3 ubiquitin-protein ligase RNF181 isoform X1 has translation MASYFDEHDCETLDREQDARTNMLLELARSLFNRMDLEDLGLVVDWDHHLPPPAAKAAVESLPRTVISGSQAELKCPVCLLEFEEQETVIEMPCHHLFHSNCILPWLSKTNSCPLCRHELPTDDDTYEEHRRDKARKQQQQHRLENLHGAMYT, from the exons ATGGCGTCCTATTTCGACGAGCATGACTGCGAGACGTTGGACCGCGAGCAGGATGCCCGAACCAACATGCTGCTGGAGCTCGCAAG GTCTCTCTTCAATAGGATGGATCTTGAAGACTTGGGACTGGTCGTAGACTGGGATCACCACTTGCCTCCACCAGCTGCCAAGGCTGCGGTGGAGAGCCTCCCCAGGACAGTCATCAGTGGCTCTCAGGCTG AGCTCAAGTGCCCCGTGTGTCTTTTGGAATTTGAGGAGCAGGAGACTGTCATTGAGATGCCTTGCCATCACCTCTTCCATTCCAACTGCATTCTGCCCTGGCTGAGCAAG ACAAATTCCTGCCCCCTGTGCCGCCACGAGCTGCCCACTGATGATGATACATACGAGGAGCATAGACGAGATAAG GCtcgaaagcagcagcagcagcaccgcCTGGAGAACCTCCATGGGGCCATGTACACGTGA
- the Vamp5 gene encoding vesicle-associated membrane protein 5 isoform X1, whose amino-acid sequence MAGNELERCQRQADEVTEIMLNNFDKVLERDGKLAELEQRSDQLLDMSSAFSKTTKTLAQKKRWENIRCRIYMGLAVAGGLLILLIVLLAIFLPQSSGDSSAPQARDTGVASGPGD is encoded by the exons ATG GCAGGGAACGAGTTGGAGCGATGCCAGAGGCAGGCGGACGAGGTGACGGAAATCATGCTCAACAACTTCGACAAAGTCCTGGAGCGTGACGGGAAGCTGGCAGAGCTGGAGCAGCGTTCAGACCAACTCCTGGACATG AGTTCAGCCTTCAGCAAGACAACCAAGACCCTCGCCCAGAAGAAGCGCTGGGAGAATATCCGCTGTAGGATCTACATGGGGCTGGCGGTGGCAGGTGGCCTACTCATACTTTTGATTGTACTGCTGGCCATCTTTCTTCCGCAGAGCAGTGGGGACAGCAGTGCCCCACAGGCCCGGGACACAGGCGTTGCCTCAGGGCCTGGGGACTGA
- the Vamp5 gene encoding vesicle-associated membrane protein 5 isoform X2, translated as MLNNFDKVLERDGKLAELEQRSDQLLDMSSAFSKTTKTLAQKKRWENIRCRIYMGLAVAGGLLILLIVLLAIFLPQSSGDSSAPQARDTGVASGPGD; from the exons ATGCTCAACAACTTCGACAAAGTCCTGGAGCGTGACGGGAAGCTGGCAGAGCTGGAGCAGCGTTCAGACCAACTCCTGGACATG AGTTCAGCCTTCAGCAAGACAACCAAGACCCTCGCCCAGAAGAAGCGCTGGGAGAATATCCGCTGTAGGATCTACATGGGGCTGGCGGTGGCAGGTGGCCTACTCATACTTTTGATTGTACTGCTGGCCATCTTTCTTCCGCAGAGCAGTGGGGACAGCAGTGCCCCACAGGCCCGGGACACAGGCGTTGCCTCAGGGCCTGGGGACTGA
- the Vamp8 gene encoding vesicle-associated membrane protein 8, translating to MEEAGGGRGHDQVRNLQSEVEGVKNIMTQNVERILARGENLDHLRNKTEDLEATSEHFKTTSQKVARKFWWKNVKMIVLICVVVFIFILLIVLFSTGAIPT from the exons ATG GAGGAGGCCGGCGGAGGCAGGGGACATGACCAGGTGCGGAACCTGCAGAGTGAGGTGGAGGGAGTCAAGAATATCATGACCCAGAATGTGGAGCGGATCCTGGCCCGTGGGGAAAACCTGGACCATCTCCGCAACAAGACCGAGGATCTGGAAGCCACC TCAGAGCACTTCAAGACCACGTCTCAGAAGGTGGCACGCAAGTTCTGGTGGAAGAATGTGAAGATGATCGTGCTCATCTGCGTGGTCGTGTTCATCTTCATCCTCCTCATCGTGCTCTTCAGCACGGGTGCCATCCCCACCTAG